A genome region from Alistipes dispar includes the following:
- a CDS encoding phosphoribosylformylglycinamidine synthase, whose product MNHTTDYRIFVEKLPRFRVEAESLRRELNTNLNLALGELRLLNVYDLFGFSEELLEKTRYTVFGEVVTDSVTDSCDLGGRKYIAVECLPGQFDQRAASAVDCVRLIDPAADVRIRSSKLLLFEDGTTDEELEKIRRYYINAVESREKDLSVLSDMEQAEVRPVEVLDGFTRMGEAELEGFCREKGLAMNADDLREVVKYFRTEGRDPYETELRILDTYWSDHCRHTTFTTELEGISVEESFVREEIEDSLALYLRIRRELGREHKSVCLMDIATIGARYLRKRGLLDDLEVSEENNACSIYVDVDVDGRTEKWLLQFKNETHNHPTEIEPFGGASTCLGGAIRDPLSGRSYVYQAMRVTGAGNIYQKVGDTLPGKLPQSVISKKAAAGYSSYGNQIGLATTHVREIYHPDYVAKRLEVGAVVGAVKAGNVRRERPEAGDVIVMLGGRTGRDGIGGATGSSKEHDARSLETCGSEVQKGNAPEERKLERLFRRPEVTRLIKKSNDFGAGGVSVAIGELADGLDIYLDRVKTKYSGLNSTELAISESQERMAVVIEAKDVEEFMRYCREENIEAVHVADVTATARMRMFNGDRKVVDLSREFIDSAGAKHYAEAKIAAVEDCDPFAREIAGGTLAERFANNLRDDNVLSQRGLVEMFDSTIGRSTVLMPFGGRTQRSETQVSVQKLPTDGYTDTASIMAFGYNPRIASWSPYHGAAYAVVEAAAKVVAAGARYDRMRYSYQEYFERMTHDPESWGKPLGALLGALKMQVELGLPSIGGKDSMSGTFQQINVPPMLMAFGITTVNAGKVVSTDLKGPGHRIYLVRHTPKENRMPDTEQLRRNFTFVGDQTEAGRILSAWAVGFGGVAEGLAKMAFGNGIGVETSMEEARLYEYAYGSILVECEGTLEYPFAEQVGVTVADEALTVGGVRMPLEELYRANTERFATVYPDKGINSAEVMTAAPATGCVAYPGDAVEHPRVYIPVFPGTNCDYDTAKAFRTAGAEVCMSVLCNLGGDDILRSIAGMKEHIRRAHIFVLSGGFSAGDEPDGSAKFIVNVLNNKDIREEIHVLLDRGGLILGICNGFQALVKSGLLPYGRLGMVTRESPTLFRNDINRHISQIVSTRVAATASPWLAGFRPGEIHSIAVSHGEGKFVVSEELARELFANGQVAFQYVDAAGQPTAEAPYNPNGSSYAIEGIVSPDGRILGKMGHTERYEPNLFRNIAGNKRQSLFENAVAYFRKTAPETAR is encoded by the coding sequence ATGAACCATACGACCGATTACCGCATTTTCGTTGAGAAACTTCCCCGCTTCCGCGTCGAGGCCGAGAGCCTGCGCCGCGAGCTGAACACGAACCTGAACCTCGCGCTGGGCGAGCTGCGCCTGCTGAACGTCTATGACCTGTTCGGCTTTTCGGAGGAGCTGCTGGAGAAGACCCGCTACACGGTCTTCGGCGAGGTGGTGACCGATTCGGTGACCGACTCGTGCGACCTCGGGGGACGCAAATATATCGCCGTGGAGTGTCTTCCCGGCCAGTTCGACCAGCGCGCCGCCTCGGCGGTGGACTGCGTGCGGCTGATCGACCCTGCGGCCGACGTGCGTATCCGCTCGTCGAAGCTGCTCCTTTTCGAGGACGGAACCACCGACGAGGAGCTGGAGAAGATCCGCCGCTACTATATCAACGCCGTCGAGTCGCGCGAGAAGGACCTCTCGGTGCTCAGCGACATGGAACAGGCCGAGGTGCGCCCCGTGGAGGTGCTCGACGGGTTCACGCGCATGGGGGAGGCGGAGCTGGAGGGCTTCTGCCGCGAGAAGGGGCTGGCGATGAATGCCGACGACCTGCGCGAGGTGGTGAAGTACTTCCGTACGGAAGGCCGCGATCCCTATGAGACCGAGCTGCGGATTCTGGACACCTATTGGAGCGACCACTGCCGTCATACGACCTTTACGACCGAGCTGGAGGGCATCTCCGTCGAGGAGTCCTTCGTGCGGGAGGAGATCGAGGATTCGCTGGCGCTGTACCTGCGCATCCGCCGCGAGCTGGGGCGCGAGCACAAGAGCGTCTGCCTGATGGACATCGCCACGATCGGCGCGCGCTACCTGCGCAAGCGGGGGCTGCTGGACGATCTGGAGGTCTCGGAGGAGAACAACGCCTGCTCGATCTACGTCGATGTGGACGTGGACGGGCGGACCGAGAAGTGGCTCCTGCAATTCAAGAACGAAACGCACAACCATCCCACCGAAATCGAACCGTTCGGCGGAGCTTCGACCTGTCTGGGCGGCGCCATCCGCGACCCGCTGTCGGGCCGCAGCTACGTTTACCAGGCCATGCGCGTGACGGGAGCCGGCAATATCTACCAGAAGGTGGGCGATACGCTTCCGGGCAAACTCCCGCAGAGCGTCATCTCGAAGAAGGCCGCGGCCGGCTATTCGAGCTACGGCAACCAGATCGGTCTGGCGACGACCCATGTGCGCGAGATTTACCACCCGGACTATGTGGCCAAGCGCCTCGAGGTCGGGGCCGTGGTGGGAGCCGTGAAGGCCGGGAACGTCCGCCGCGAGCGGCCGGAGGCCGGGGACGTGATCGTCATGCTCGGCGGCCGCACGGGCCGCGACGGCATCGGCGGGGCGACGGGTTCTTCGAAGGAGCACGACGCCAGGTCGCTCGAGACGTGCGGCAGCGAGGTGCAGAAGGGCAACGCCCCCGAGGAGCGCAAGCTCGAACGCCTGTTCCGGCGTCCGGAGGTGACGCGCCTGATCAAGAAGTCGAACGACTTCGGTGCGGGCGGCGTGAGTGTGGCCATCGGCGAGCTGGCCGACGGACTGGACATCTACCTCGACCGCGTGAAGACCAAGTACAGCGGCCTGAATTCCACGGAGCTGGCCATCAGCGAGTCGCAGGAGCGCATGGCCGTGGTGATCGAGGCGAAGGACGTCGAAGAGTTCATGCGCTACTGCCGCGAGGAGAACATCGAGGCGGTGCATGTGGCCGACGTGACCGCGACGGCGCGGATGCGCATGTTCAACGGCGACCGCAAGGTGGTGGACCTGAGCCGCGAATTCATCGACAGCGCCGGCGCGAAGCACTACGCCGAGGCGAAGATCGCCGCGGTGGAGGACTGCGATCCCTTCGCGCGCGAGATCGCGGGCGGCACGCTCGCTGAGCGCTTCGCGAACAACCTCCGGGACGACAACGTGCTCTCGCAGCGGGGTCTGGTGGAGATGTTCGACTCGACGATCGGCCGTTCGACCGTGCTGATGCCCTTCGGCGGCCGCACGCAGCGCAGCGAGACGCAGGTCTCGGTGCAGAAACTCCCGACGGACGGCTACACCGACACGGCCAGCATCATGGCCTTCGGCTACAACCCGCGGATCGCATCGTGGAGCCCCTATCACGGCGCGGCCTATGCCGTCGTCGAGGCGGCGGCGAAGGTCGTGGCGGCGGGCGCGCGATACGACCGGATGCGCTACTCCTACCAGGAGTATTTCGAGCGCATGACCCACGACCCCGAGAGCTGGGGCAAACCGCTCGGCGCGCTGCTCGGTGCGCTGAAGATGCAGGTCGAGCTGGGACTGCCGTCGATCGGCGGCAAGGATTCGATGTCGGGAACCTTCCAGCAGATCAACGTGCCGCCGATGCTCATGGCTTTCGGCATCACGACGGTGAATGCCGGAAAGGTCGTATCGACCGATCTGAAGGGTCCGGGACACCGCATCTACCTCGTCCGGCACACCCCGAAGGAGAACCGGATGCCCGACACGGAGCAGCTCAGGCGCAACTTTACCTTCGTCGGCGACCAGACCGAGGCGGGGCGGATCCTCTCGGCATGGGCCGTGGGCTTCGGCGGCGTGGCCGAGGGTCTGGCGAAGATGGCCTTCGGCAACGGCATCGGCGTCGAGACGTCGATGGAGGAGGCGCGGCTCTACGAATACGCCTACGGGTCGATCCTCGTCGAATGCGAGGGGACGCTCGAATACCCCTTCGCCGAGCAGGTCGGCGTGACCGTGGCGGACGAGGCGCTGACGGTCGGCGGCGTACGGATGCCGCTCGAAGAACTGTACCGGGCCAATACCGAACGTTTCGCAACCGTCTATCCGGACAAGGGGATCAACTCGGCCGAGGTGATGACGGCCGCTCCGGCGACGGGCTGCGTCGCTTATCCGGGCGACGCGGTGGAGCACCCGCGGGTCTATATTCCCGTCTTCCCCGGCACGAACTGCGACTACGACACCGCCAAGGCGTTCCGCACGGCGGGCGCCGAGGTCTGCATGAGCGTGCTCTGCAACCTCGGGGGCGACGACATCCTGCGTTCGATCGCCGGGATGAAGGAGCATATCCGCCGGGCGCATATCTTCGTGCTGAGCGGCGGTTTCTCGGCGGGCGACGAGCCGGACGGAAGTGCGAAATTCATCGTGAATGTTCTGAATAACAAAGATATACGCGAGGAGATACATGTGCTGCTCGACCGCGGCGGCCTGATTCTCGGCATCTGCAACGGGTTTCAGGCCCTGGTCAAGTCGGGGCTTCTGCCCTACGGACGGCTGGGAATGGTGACGCGCGAATCGCCGACGCTCTTCCGCAACGACATCAACCGCCACATTTCGCAGATCGTCTCGACGCGCGTGGCCGCGACCGCCTCGCCGTGGCTCGCGGGATTCCGCCCGGGCGAGATCCACTCGATCGCCGTCAGTCACGGCGAGGGCAAATTCGTGGTGAGCGAGGAACTGGCCCGCGAACTCTTCGCCAACGGCCAGGTGGCTTTCCAGTACGTCGATGCCGCGGGACAGCCCACGGCCGAGGCGCCGTACAATCCCAACGGTTCGTCGTACGCCATCGAGGGCATCGTGTCGCCCGACGGCCGGATTCTCGGCAAGATGGGCCACACGGAGCGCTACGAGCCGAATCTTTTCCGCAACATCGCCGGCAACAAGCGGCAGTCGCTGTTCGAGAACGCCGTGGCCTACTTCCGGAAGACGGCTCCGGAGACGGCGCGGTAG
- the purC gene encoding phosphoribosylaminoimidazolesuccinocarboxamide synthase, with protein MKQLEMLYEGKAKQVFRTDDPDKIIIHYKDAATAFNNVKKATIENKGVLNNAISTLIFKELQKAGVKTHYIETLNERDQLCRRVEIIPLEVIVRNTIAGSMAQRLGIEEGTQPGNVIYDICYKKDELGDPLINDHHAVALGAATYGELDEIYKMTAKINEVLKGLFAKMNIKLVDFKIEFGRTSDGEIVLADEVSPDTCRLWDATTNEKLDKDRFRRDLGKVREAYEEILARLKKITA; from the coding sequence ATGAAACAGCTCGAAATGCTCTACGAGGGCAAGGCAAAACAGGTTTTCCGTACGGACGATCCCGACAAGATCATCATTCATTACAAGGATGCCGCCACGGCGTTCAACAACGTGAAGAAGGCGACGATCGAGAACAAGGGCGTGCTGAACAACGCGATTTCGACCCTGATCTTCAAGGAGCTGCAAAAGGCCGGCGTGAAGACGCACTACATCGAGACGCTCAACGAGCGCGACCAGCTCTGCCGCCGTGTCGAGATCATTCCGCTCGAGGTGATCGTGCGCAACACGATCGCCGGGTCGATGGCCCAGCGCCTCGGGATCGAGGAGGGCACGCAGCCCGGGAACGTGATCTACGACATCTGCTACAAGAAGGACGAGCTGGGCGATCCGCTCATCAACGACCACCACGCCGTGGCGCTGGGCGCCGCGACCTACGGGGAGCTGGACGAGATCTATAAGATGACGGCCAAGATCAACGAGGTGCTCAAGGGGCTGTTCGCCAAAATGAACATCAAGCTCGTGGACTTCAAGATCGAGTTCGGCAGGACGTCGGACGGCGAGATCGTGCTCGCGGACGAGGTGTCGCCCGACACCTGCCGCCTGTGGGACGCCACGACCAACGAAAAACTCGACAAGGACCGTTTCCGCCGCGATCTGGGCAAGGTCCGCGAGGCATACGAGGAGATTCTGGCACGTCTGAAGAAAATCACGGCATAA
- the purF gene encoding amidophosphoribosyltransferase, whose product MMELVRDRELHEECGVFGVFGVPNAASLTYYGLHALQHRGQEGAGIVSADDGVFRRIKGDGLVTEVFDEAKLATLRGDMAIGHVRYTTAGGGGVENIQPFLFRHNTGDFAMAHNGNIVNSALLRTYLENKGSLFQSTSDSEILAHLIKKETRFRDRPRIHAIVDALNMIEGAFAFLIMTANRIYACRDKYGLRPLSIGRLGDGWVVSSETCAFDVLGAEFVRDVNPGEIVTIDRQGLRSCDFSMYKRCEMCSMEYIYFARPDSDIEGCNVHAFRKVSGRLLYEESPADADIVVGVPDSSLSAAMGYAEASGLPYEMGLIKNKYIGRTFIQPSQELREKGVRMKLSAVRTIVRGKRVVLVDDSIVRGTTSRRIVTMLKEAGATEVHVRIASPPMTNPCFYGVDTSTYDELISAHKDPAGVCREIGADSLCFLSPGALLRAGNRRELCMACFTGQYPTALYQSPDEANRETK is encoded by the coding sequence ATGATGGAGTTGGTTCGTGACCGCGAGCTGCATGAGGAGTGCGGGGTGTTCGGCGTCTTCGGCGTGCCGAACGCCGCGTCGCTGACCTATTACGGTCTGCATGCGTTGCAGCACCGCGGACAGGAGGGGGCCGGAATCGTGTCGGCGGACGACGGCGTATTCCGCCGCATCAAGGGCGACGGACTGGTGACGGAGGTGTTCGACGAGGCGAAGCTCGCCACGCTGCGCGGCGACATGGCGATCGGCCATGTGCGCTATACGACGGCCGGAGGCGGCGGCGTCGAGAATATCCAGCCGTTCCTGTTCCGCCACAATACGGGCGATTTCGCGATGGCGCACAACGGCAATATCGTCAATTCGGCCCTGCTGCGCACCTACCTCGAAAACAAGGGCAGCCTGTTCCAGTCCACCTCCGACAGCGAGATTCTGGCCCACCTCATCAAGAAGGAGACCCGTTTCCGCGACCGGCCGCGCATCCATGCGATCGTCGATGCGCTGAACATGATCGAGGGCGCCTTCGCCTTCCTCATCATGACGGCCAACCGCATTTACGCCTGCCGCGACAAGTACGGCCTCCGGCCGCTGTCGATCGGCCGGCTGGGCGACGGCTGGGTCGTGTCGAGCGAGACGTGCGCCTTCGACGTGCTGGGCGCGGAGTTCGTGCGCGACGTCAATCCCGGCGAGATCGTGACGATCGACCGGCAGGGGTTGCGGAGCTGCGATTTCTCGATGTACAAGCGTTGCGAAATGTGCTCGATGGAGTATATCTACTTCGCCCGCCCGGACAGCGACATAGAGGGCTGCAACGTCCACGCCTTCCGCAAGGTGTCGGGCCGGCTGCTGTACGAGGAGTCGCCGGCCGACGCGGACATCGTGGTCGGCGTTCCGGATTCGAGCCTGAGCGCCGCGATGGGTTACGCCGAGGCGAGCGGCCTGCCCTACGAGATGGGGCTCATCAAGAACAAGTATATCGGCCGCACCTTCATCCAGCCTTCGCAGGAGCTGCGTGAGAAGGGCGTGCGGATGAAACTCTCGGCCGTGCGCACCATCGTCCGGGGCAAGCGCGTGGTGCTGGTGGACGATTCGATCGTGCGCGGCACGACCTCGCGGCGCATCGTCACGATGCTCAAGGAGGCCGGCGCCACCGAGGTCCACGTGCGTATCGCCTCGCCCCCGATGACGAACCCCTGTTTCTACGGCGTGGACACCTCGACCTACGACGAGCTGATTTCGGCGCACAAGGATCCGGCGGGCGTCTGCCGGGAGATCGGGGCCGACTCGCTCTGTTTCCTCTCGCCCGGGGCGCTGCTCAGGGCCGGCAACCGCAGGGAGCTCTGCATGGCCTGCTTCACGGGGCAGTACCCCACGGCGCTGTACCAGTCGCCCGACGAGGCGAACCGCGAGACCAAGTGA
- the purM gene encoding phosphoribosylformylglycinamidine cyclo-ligase — MAQSYEKAGVNLEAGYEVVRRIKKHVASTSRLGVMGNIGAFGGMFDLSALQVKEPVLVSGTDGVGTKLKLAFEMDKHDTIGIDAVAMCVNDVLAQGAEPLVFLDYVAVGHNEPQKIEAVVAGVAEGCRQAGCALVGGETAEMPGMYAEGEYDIAGFTVGVVEKSKLIDGSKVKAGDALVGIASSGVHSNGFSLVRKILSDNGLDLHKSYPELSNKLLGEVLLTPTRIYVKQVLEVIRRCDVHGISHITGGGFDENIPRILHDGQGLEIEEGSWEIPPVFRFLEKYGRVPHREMFNIFNMGVGMVVALDAAEAQTAVEILAAQGERASVIGRVTATEGVVIR, encoded by the coding sequence ATGGCACAAAGTTATGAAAAGGCCGGCGTGAACCTCGAAGCCGGGTATGAAGTGGTGCGGCGCATCAAGAAGCACGTGGCATCGACCTCGCGCCTGGGGGTGATGGGCAATATCGGCGCCTTCGGCGGCATGTTCGACCTTTCGGCGCTGCAGGTGAAGGAACCGGTGCTCGTGAGCGGCACGGACGGCGTGGGCACGAAGCTCAAGCTGGCCTTCGAGATGGACAAGCACGATACGATCGGTATCGACGCCGTGGCCATGTGCGTCAATGACGTGCTGGCGCAGGGGGCCGAGCCGCTCGTGTTCCTCGATTACGTGGCCGTGGGTCACAACGAACCCCAGAAGATAGAGGCCGTCGTGGCGGGCGTGGCCGAAGGCTGCCGCCAGGCGGGATGCGCGCTGGTGGGCGGCGAGACGGCCGAGATGCCGGGCATGTACGCCGAGGGCGAGTACGACATCGCCGGCTTCACGGTGGGTGTCGTGGAGAAATCGAAGCTCATCGACGGTTCGAAGGTCAAGGCGGGCGACGCGCTCGTGGGCATCGCTTCGAGCGGCGTGCATTCGAACGGATTCAGCCTCGTGCGCAAGATCCTTTCGGACAACGGCCTCGACCTGCACAAATCCTATCCCGAGCTGTCGAACAAGCTGCTGGGCGAGGTGCTGCTCACGCCGACGCGGATCTATGTCAAACAGGTGCTCGAGGTGATCCGCCGCTGCGACGTGCACGGCATCAGCCACATCACGGGCGGCGGTTTCGACGAGAACATCCCCCGCATCCTGCACGACGGGCAGGGGCTCGAGATCGAGGAGGGATCGTGGGAGATTCCGCCCGTGTTCCGTTTCCTCGAGAAGTACGGCCGGGTTCCCCACCGCGAGATGTTCAACATCTTCAACATGGGCGTCGGCATGGTCGTCGCGCTCGATGCCGCGGAGGCGCAGACGGCCGTGGAGATTCTCGCGGCGCAGGGCGAGCGGGCTTCGGTGATCGGCCGCGTGACCGCGACCGAAGGCGTCGTCATCCGGTAG
- the purN gene encoding phosphoribosylglycinamide formyltransferase, giving the protein MRRLAVFASGNGTNFEAIVSACERGELAAGVVLLVCDRPGARVAERAAAHGVEAFVFSPKEYASKADYEREIVRRLDAAGVELVCLAGYMRIAGETLLGAYGGRIVNIHPSLLPAFRGAHAIEQALEYGVKVFGVTVHWVDATLDGGRIIAQRAFGYEGGDAAELEAKIHAVEYPLYIDTIRKLLEDERLAKRT; this is encoded by the coding sequence ATGCGGCGGCTTGCGGTATTCGCCAGCGGCAACGGGACGAACTTCGAGGCCATCGTCTCCGCCTGCGAGCGGGGAGAGTTGGCCGCCGGGGTCGTGCTGCTGGTCTGCGACCGCCCCGGGGCGCGGGTCGCGGAACGGGCCGCGGCGCACGGCGTCGAGGCGTTCGTCTTCTCTCCGAAGGAGTACGCCTCGAAGGCGGATTACGAGCGGGAGATCGTCCGCCGGCTCGATGCCGCGGGCGTGGAGCTGGTCTGTCTGGCGGGGTACATGCGCATTGCGGGCGAGACGCTGCTCGGAGCCTACGGCGGGCGGATCGTCAACATTCATCCCTCGCTGCTGCCCGCCTTCCGCGGGGCGCACGCCATCGAGCAGGCGCTGGAGTACGGCGTGAAGGTCTTCGGCGTGACGGTTCATTGGGTGGATGCCACGCTCGACGGCGGCCGCATCATCGCCCAGCGCGCCTTCGGGTACGAAGGCGGCGATGCGGCGGAACTGGAAGCGAAGATTCATGCGGTGGAATACCCGCTCTATATAGATACGATCCGAAAACTGCTGGAAGATGAGCGACTTGCAAAAAGAACTTGA
- a CDS encoding pyridoxamine 5'-phosphate oxidase family protein: MSDLQKELEPFPDEAGLSFVGSVDDGGFPQVKAMLAPRGREGLRVFRFSTNASSMRVAQFRRNGAACLYFCDPRTFRGLLLTGTMEVLEDAASRRRVWREGDERYYPGGVDGPDCCALRFTARTGRYYCDFHSENFEIK; the protein is encoded by the coding sequence ATGAGCGACTTGCAAAAAGAACTTGAACCGTTCCCCGACGAAGCGGGCCTGTCGTTCGTCGGCTCGGTCGATGACGGGGGATTTCCCCAGGTGAAGGCCATGCTCGCCCCGCGCGGGCGCGAGGGGCTCCGGGTGTTCCGGTTCTCGACGAACGCCTCGTCGATGCGTGTGGCGCAGTTCCGCCGCAACGGCGCGGCGTGTCTCTACTTCTGCGACCCGCGGACCTTCCGGGGGTTGCTGCTGACCGGTACGATGGAGGTGCTGGAGGATGCCGCGAGCCGGCGCCGCGTGTGGCGCGAGGGCGACGAGCGGTATTATCCCGGCGGCGTGGACGGTCCGGATTGCTGCGCGCTCCGGTTCACGGCCCGCACGGGACGGTATTACTGCGATTTTCATTCGGAAAATTTTGAAATAAAATAA
- the purH gene encoding bifunctional phosphoribosylaminoimidazolecarboxamide formyltransferase/IMP cyclohydrolase: MRALVSVSDKTGVVDFARGLRSLGWEVIATGGTMKLLRESGVEVVNISDVTGFPEICDGRVKTLHPKVHGGLLARRDDPEHLKALKENGIGFIDLVCVNLYPFRQTIAKPGVKMEDAIENIDIGGPSMLRSAAKNWADVTVVCDPADYGQVLSEIRAGGNTEKTTRLKLSAKAYTHTAEYDAMIATYMRAQAGLDEKLFLEFDLVQPLRYGENPHQSAKFYREGSRTPYSLAFARQLNGKELSYNNIQDANAALCIVREFDEPFCVGLKHMNPCGAATGRDVAEAWTKAYEADKVSIFGGIVATNREVTREAAELMKPIFLEIVMAPKFSDEALEVLRTKKNLRLLEVDMTRGEEARKQYVSVNGGLLVQDLDAETRRVEPSMCVTKVRPAEAQMKDLNFGWRIVKHVKSNAIVVVRDGRTLGVGAGQMNRIGSAEIALKQAHAAGFTEGLVLASDGFFPFDDCVALAAEYGVTAIVQPGGSVRDEDSIRKADEKGIAMCFTGERHFKH; this comes from the coding sequence ATGAGAGCATTGGTAAGTGTGAGCGACAAGACCGGCGTGGTGGATTTCGCGCGCGGGCTGCGGTCGCTGGGCTGGGAGGTGATCGCCACGGGCGGCACGATGAAACTGCTGCGCGAGAGCGGCGTCGAGGTGGTCAATATCAGCGACGTGACGGGATTTCCCGAAATCTGCGACGGACGCGTGAAGACCCTGCACCCGAAGGTGCACGGCGGGCTGCTGGCGCGCCGCGACGATCCGGAGCACCTGAAGGCCCTGAAGGAGAACGGCATCGGCTTCATCGACCTGGTGTGCGTGAACCTCTATCCCTTCCGGCAGACGATCGCCAAACCCGGCGTGAAGATGGAGGACGCCATCGAGAACATCGACATCGGCGGACCTTCGATGCTGCGTTCGGCGGCCAAGAACTGGGCCGACGTGACGGTGGTGTGCGATCCGGCGGACTACGGGCAGGTCCTCTCGGAGATCCGCGCCGGCGGCAATACCGAGAAGACAACGCGTCTGAAGCTCTCGGCCAAAGCCTACACCCATACGGCCGAGTACGACGCGATGATCGCCACGTACATGCGTGCGCAGGCGGGGCTCGACGAGAAGCTGTTCCTGGAATTCGACCTCGTGCAGCCGCTGCGTTACGGCGAGAACCCCCACCAGAGCGCGAAGTTCTACCGCGAGGGGAGCCGGACGCCCTATTCGCTGGCCTTCGCCCGGCAGCTCAACGGCAAGGAGCTGTCGTACAACAACATTCAGGACGCCAACGCCGCGCTCTGCATCGTGCGCGAGTTCGACGAGCCGTTCTGTGTGGGGCTGAAGCACATGAATCCCTGCGGTGCGGCCACGGGGCGCGACGTCGCGGAGGCGTGGACGAAGGCCTACGAAGCGGACAAGGTGTCGATCTTCGGCGGCATCGTGGCCACGAACCGCGAGGTGACGCGCGAGGCGGCCGAGCTGATGAAGCCGATCTTCCTGGAGATCGTCATGGCGCCGAAGTTCTCCGACGAAGCGCTGGAGGTGCTCCGCACGAAGAAGAACCTGCGTCTGCTGGAGGTCGATATGACCCGCGGCGAGGAGGCCCGGAAGCAGTACGTGAGCGTGAACGGCGGCCTGCTGGTGCAGGACCTCGACGCGGAGACCCGCCGCGTGGAGCCCTCGATGTGTGTGACGAAGGTCCGGCCGGCCGAGGCGCAGATGAAGGACCTCAATTTCGGCTGGCGGATCGTCAAGCACGTGAAGTCGAACGCGATCGTCGTGGTCCGCGACGGCCGGACGCTGGGCGTCGGCGCCGGACAGATGAACCGTATCGGTTCGGCCGAGATCGCTCTCAAACAGGCGCATGCCGCGGGCTTCACCGAGGGGCTCGTGCTGGCGTCGGACGGCTTCTTCCCCTTCGACGACTGCGTGGCGCTGGCCGCCGAATACGGCGTGACGGCCATCGTGCAGCCCGGAGGTTCGGTCCGCGACGAGGATTCGATCCGCAAGGCCGACGAGAAGGGAATCGCCATGTGCTTCACCGGGGAGCGTCACTTCAAGCACTGA